The Chamaesiphon minutus PCC 6605 DNA window GCATAACCATCTCAGCAGCACTACCATCATCGGCAGTAAAGGCTTTGATGTTTCCAGTTACGTCGGTAGTCCGCACGTAGAACTGAGGACGATAACCAGGGAAGAATGGAGTCTTCCGACCGCCTTCTTTGTCGGTGAGTACGTATACTTCACCTTCAAATTCGGTGTGGGGTTTGATACTACCTGGTTTGGCAATTACCATGCCGCGCTCGATATCTACTTTCTGGATACCGCGCATCAGTACGCCGACGTTATCACCAGCTAGACCTTCTTCAAGGGATTTTTGGAACATTTCTACACCAGTGATCGTGGTGCTGCGGGTATCTTTGATCCCAACGATTTCCACGTTTTCACCGACTTTGACTTTTCCGCGTTCGATCCGTCCGGTTGCCACCGTACCACGACCAGTAATCGAGAATACGTCTTCAACTGCCATCAAGAAGGGTTTGTCGATTTCCCGTTCTGGAGTGGGGATGTAGTCATCTACTGCGGCCATCAGGTCGTAGATTTTGTCTACCCATTCGTTTTCGCCTTGAATGGTTTTGGGATTGGCGATCATTTGTTCTACAGCTTTAACTGCGGAACCAGAAACCACGGGAATATTATCGCCGTCAAAGTCGTAGGAAGATAGTAACTCGCGAATTTCTAATTCTACGAGTTCGAGTAGCTCATCGTCATCGACTAAGTCGGTTTTGTTCATGAACACGACTAGACGAGGTACGCCTACTTGTTTGGCCAAAAGGATGTGCTCTCTGGTCTGAGGCATGGGGCCATCGGCTGCTGATACAACGAGAATACCGCCGTCCATTTGCGCCGCACCCGTGATCATGTTTTTCACATAGTCAGCGTGACCGGGACAGTCTACGTGTGCATAGTGACGAGTAACGGTCTCGTATTCTACGTGAGCGGTATTGATGGTGATCCCACGCGCTTTTTCTTCAGGAGCAGCATCGATTTCGTCGTACTTCCGAGCTTTAGCACTACCAATTGCCGCGAGCGACATGGTGATTGCTGCGGTAAGTGTAGTTTTACCGTGGTCTACGTGACCGACAGTACCGATGTTTACGTGGGGCTTATTTCTTTCAAACTTAGCGCGTGCCATGGATAATTTCCTTAATTCCTCTTTAGATTTTAACTAGATCGTCGCTGAGTGTTAGTTGAGGGTTATTTACCAACAACCCTCAACTACACTACCACCACTAGTTGCGTGGCGACGAGTCTCTGATTAGAGACTTGTCAGCAACAGACCGATTACTTCCCTTTATTCTTGGTCACGATCGCTTCTGCGACGTTCCGGGGCACTTCATCGTAATGGCTGAATTCCATCGAGAAGATCCCGCGACCTTGGGTGTTGGAGCGGATGTTGGTTGCATAACCAAACATTTCCCCTAAGGGAACTTTAGCTGCAACTTTGGCGAGATTCGCCGCCGCTTCTTGCCCTTCGATTTGACCTCGGCGGGAGTTGAGATCGCCGATGACGTTACCCAAGAAGTTGTCGGGGACTTCAACTTCAACCTTCATTACTGGTTCTAGCAATGTTGGCTGAGCTTTCATGACGCCTTCTTTTGTCGCGATCGAAGCCGCAATCTTAAAGGCCATTTCATTGGAGTCAACTTCATGGTAAGAACCATCGACGAGGGTGACTTTGAGGTCGATCACTGGATACCCAGCCAGAATCCCAGACTCGCAGGTTTCTTTGACACCTTGCTCGATCGGGTTGATGTACTGTTTGGGTACCGAACCACCGACGATTTTGGAGACGAATTCCAAACCAGTACCGGGTTCTCCAGGGGTAATCTCGACGACGACGTGACCGTAGTTACCACTACCACCACTTTGTTTGATGTACTTACCTTCTTGCTTGACACTCTTACGAATGGTTTCGCGATAAGCCACCTGTGGCGCACCGATGTTTGCTTCGACGCCAAATTCGCGGAGCATCCGATCGACCAGAATTTCGAGGTGAAGTTCGCCCATACCCGCAATTACGGTCTGGTTGGTCTCAGGATCGGTGTGGACGCGGAAGGTCGGATCTTCCTGGGACAGGGAAATTAGAGCTTTGGAGAGCTTTTCCATGTCTTGTTTGGTCTTGGGCTCGACCGCCAGCGAGATCACTGGTTCGGGGATGAATAACGACTCCAGAATGACTGGGTTTTCTTCATCGCACAAAGTATCACCTGTAAAGGTGTCTTTGAGTCCGAGGACGGCACCTAAGTCACCTGCACGCAATTCGTCTACTTCTTGGCGATCGTCTGCTTTGAGAATAATCAAGCGGGAGATCCGTTCTTTCTTACCCTTGGTGGGGTTCAAGACGTAGGTTCCAGTTTTGACTACTCCAGAGTAGACGCGAATAAAGGTCAACCGACCGTATTTATCCGCCATGATCTTGAATGCCAGTGCGGCGAATGGTGCGTCATCGCTAGCCGGACGTTGGACTTCGACCGTTTCATCATCGACTGATTTACCTTTAATCGCCGGAACTTCCGTCGGACAAGGTAGATAATCGATCACTGCATCTAGCAAGGCTTGAACGCCTTTGTTCTTAAACGCAGAGCCACAGAACATGGGGACGATCGTACCGTCGATGGTGCCTTTACGAACGGCAGCGACGATCTCAGCTTGGCTGATTTCTTCGCCTTCGAGATATTTCTCTGTTAGTTCGTCAGATGTATCGGCGACAGATTCGAGCAGTTTAGTCCGAAACTCGTCGGCTTTGGCTTGTAAATCTGCGGGAATATCGCGTTCTTCGATGTCTTTACCCATGTCATCCATGGCGTAAAATGCGCGCATGGTTACTAGGTCGATGACGCCTGCAAACTCACCTTCAGCACCGATTGGAATCTGCATGGGTACTGCATTACAGCGCATTCGATCGACGATCTGATCGTACACTTTGAAGAAATTCGCACCAGTCCGATCCATCTTATTCACAAAGACGATCCGAGGTACTTTATAGCGATCGGCTTGTCGCCATACCGTCTCCGACTGAGGCTGAACGCCGCCAACGGAACAAAATACAGCGATTACCCCATCTAGTACCCGCATCGAACGCTCGACTTCGATCGTAAAATCTACGTGTCCTGGCGTATCGATAATATTGATCTTGTGATCTTTCCAAGTCGTACTGATTGCGGCTGCGGTAATCGTGATGCCACGCTCTTGCTCTTGCACCATCCAGTCGGTGGTGGCAGTTCCTTCGTGAACTTCGCCGATCTTATGGACAACCCCAGAATAATATAGAATTCTCTCGGTCGTGGTTGTCTTGCCCGCATCAATGTGGGCTGCAATCCCGATGTTGCGTACTTTCTCAAACGGGACGGTACGTGGCACAATAACCTCCTTACTTGTCGGCTGCCGATGATAAATTTTGGTTAATCTTTACTAAGATTGTATACTTTTTTGGGGACGGTCGGGTACATCCACAACCCCCAAATGGAATAAAAGAGTGCTGAGAACTCTAGTAACGGTAGTGAGCGAAAGCTTTGTTAGCTTCAGCCATCCGGTGAGTTTCTTCACGCTTGCGAATCGCACTACCTGTCTCGTTGGCTGCATCCATTAGCTCGTTAGCTAGTTTTGCTGCCATCGATTTGCCAGCACGAGAACGAGAGTAGTTGATCAGCCAGCGCATTGCTAGAGCAGTACCGCGCTCGGCTTTAACTTCCATCGGTACTTGATAGGTAGCACCACCGACTCGGCGACCTTTGACTTCCACGAGGGGAGTTGCATTTTTAACTGCTTTTTCAAAGGTTTCGAGCGGGTCGTTACCCGTGCGCTCTTCAATAGTTTTCATCGCATCGTAAATAATCCGATAAGCTACTGATTTTTTACCGCTATACATAATGCGGCGCACCATCATGTTCACCAGCCGACTATTATAGACAGCATCTGGGGGAACTTGGCGTTTGACGACTTTGGTTCGACGTGACATAGAGCGAAGATTGAATTGGTGATTTGTTTGGGTACTGGTGTTGGTACAGCCTTGGCATTGAGATCGCTGGTGCGATCGCCGTCGGCCACTTACTTACTTTGCTCGATCGGAGGATTGATATAGGAATCTTCTTCAGTGACGATCGGGAAAACCACACGGATTTACATCGATCGCTTGCAACGAAACCGGAAACTACAAATCTATCTCTAATTCAGCAATTCGTTCGCGTTGGCGTAGCCTGCCGTTAGGCACAGCGTGGGCTTTGCCCAATCGTGTCGATGCCCTTAACAGACACCTAACACGAGGATAGGTAGACACCCTCAGCATGGGAGCCTACATCCAAGACTGGGTTTGAATTTTTATGTAAGCTTACAAATATATCTGACGCACTCTTTATAAATAAGAGAGTAATAGCGAGGGAGATCTGAAGTTTACTTGGCAGCTTTAGGCCGTTTGGTTCCATACTTGGAACGACCTTGCTTGCGATCCTTGACCCCAGCAGTATCCAACGTACCGCGAATAATGTGATATCTGACTCCAGGTAAGTCTTTGACCCGACCGCCACGAATCATGACCACCGAGTGTTCTTGGAGGTTGTGACCGATTCCAGGAATGTAGGCAGTAACTTCAAACCCAGAAGTGAGCCGCACCCGCGCTACTTTACGTAGAGCCGAGTTAGGTTTTTTGGGGGTAGTGGTGTAGACACGAGTACAGACGCCGCGACGCTGAGGACATTCCTTGAGCGCGGGTGACTTGGTTTTGACTTTGTAGTCTTCGCGAGCTTTGCGAATGAGCTGTTGGATGGTTGGCATGGTTTAGAAAATTTTGACAGTCACCTAGCGGTTCCAACTGTTGACAAATTACCATTCTATGACGATATGTTTGTGCGTGTCAATCAAAAACTAGCTAGAGCCATCGCAAAGCCCCACCCAACTTTATTGAATAATGTCATCAAATCGAACCCGATCTAGAATAGTTAATTCATCGGTTATCCCTCATCTTCGCTCCTATGACTGCACTCACTGCTAACTTAATTGAAATTTTCTCGGCGATTCAAGGTGAGGGCATTAATGTCGGGACGCGCCAGATCTTTGTTCGGTTTGGGGGCTGCGATTTGCGGTGTCATTACTGTGATAGCCAACATACTTGGCAAAAGCAACCGACTTGCCAGATCGAGCAGACACCTGGAAAGCGGGATTTTGTCACTTATGATAACCCGATCGAGATGTCACAATTATTAGAGTGGGTCGAGCGACAAAATCAACCGCACCTTCACGATAGCATCAGTATTACTGGCGGCGAACCGCTATTGCACTCACTATTCCTGGCGCAATTTTTGCCACGAGTTAAGGAATTGACCCATCTACCGATCTATCTCGAAACAGGGGGGCATCGCCCCAGCCAGCTCGTGCAGGTGTTACCTTACTTGGATCTGGTGGGGATGGATATTAAGTTACCCAGCGTTAGCGGTGAAACTCACTGGGAAAAACATGCAGAATTTTTGCGATCGAGTCGAGATGCAGGTGTAGATATATTTGTTAAAATCATCATTTCTCAAACCACCAATCCTGAAGAGCTAAGACAAGCAGCGCGACTGGTTGCGGAGGTAAACAGCCAAATTGTCATCTTTTTACAACCGATGACGGCTCTAGCCCAACCACATACAAATCCCACTCTAACAGCTCCGAATCCAGAGCAAGTGCTAGCTTGGCAAGCTTTAATGAAGGAGTATTTACCGCACATTCGGGTAATTCCCCAAACGCATAAAATGATTGGGCAATTGTAGTTATTATCAACTTATTGGGACGTAGATCGCTAATCTCGATCTTTGATGAAACCTAGATGCTAGGCACTGCCTACCGTACTTTTTTTAACTATTTTCTACAACCTAAACAGCGATCGGTGTCAACATTGTAGTAATTCAAAATCCAAAATTGAGATTAGCGATCGCGAAAACCGCCAGCATATTTGATATCACACATGATTCGATATTTGCGGTGATAACCACATGCCACACCAGTGAGGCGAAACTGGGGTTGAAAGATATTGGTGCGATGACCGCGATCGGGTACCCCATCATCAACAATGAGATCGCGGACGACAGCTTGAGCGGTATCTGGCCCATAGGCGATGTTTTCGCCAACGATCGTCTGCCAAGTGCCATAGCGTTCGACGCGTTGAGCAGGAGTGCTCCCGTCACTGCCTTGATGCCCGATCGAGCCGCGCTTACCTTGGTCGCGGACGAGATCCCGTGCGGCGAGGGTCAATCCGCGCGAGAGCTTTAAGGTGGGTACTGGACGAGTTTTGTGGAGGAAGCGGTTTGCTTCGTCGATCGCGGGCGTTCCTTCTTGAGTTTGGAGAAAGAGTCGATCGCGCAATTTTGCTCTTTTGCCACTGAATTTTTGTCGCCAACTAACGAGCACCTTTTGATAGGCGGGAGGATTGCTTCTAGCGCGATTCATTTCGGTAATAATGCCTTGCTCGACTTTCGATAAACGGATCGAACTGCGCGGATTTAGCGCGATCGAGATCGTCCTAGTCGCGGTGGCGGTTGGGGTTGGCACGGAAGATCGATCTAAGTTCCACTCTAATGCCGATGGTAGAGCAAGCTTAATTCGATCGATTGCTGTGAGTAGGAATCGGCTGTCTGTTGGTACTAAAAATATTGACGTTGTTGTGGCAATAAAAATCCAGACTTTGTTCACGGTTAATTCTATCTAATCGCGATCGATATGCAATAGATACCATATTTATGCCACAAAATTAAATAAAGCCTGTGGTTCTCTAGAGATAGTTGGAGGATTTGTGTACAATGCGATCGCCGATCGGTGCAGATAATCGTGTCGGCTCGATCGATGCTTAATAAGCTAACAGCGAGTGAATTTTTATGAATCAATTAATTGGAATGCTGGCGAATCAACTCGGCGGCCCCGTCATGGAACAAATCAGTCAACGCATTGGTGCCGACCAGGGTACTACTCAATCGGCGGTCTCCATGGCGGTGCCGATGCTGCTATCGGTCATGGGCAACCAAGCAGCTACCTCAGACGGCGCGGATGCGATCCATCAGGCCACTCAAGAGAATGACGGCTCGATTTTGGATAATGTGATGGAGTATGTCGGTAACGAAGGTGCCGCCAATATGGGTAGCTCCTTGCTCGGTCAAGTTTTGGGTGGTGGCACTCAAAATGCGATGGCAGAAACGATCGGACAACGGACTGGTATGGATAGCGGTGCTGCTACTCAATTAATCGGGATGCTCGCGCCGTTGGTGATGGGTGCATTGAGCAAATCCAGCCAAGAACAGGGTGGTTTGGATCGCGATGGCATTGCCCAGATTTTAGGATCTTTCACGGGTAATAACGACCTGCTAGGCATGGCAGCTAAGGCGATCGATGCCGACGGCGATGGTAATATTGCCGAAGATATCGGGAATATTATCAGTAAGATGTTTTAGTAAACGAATGGTGGCTAGTTAAGACATGACTGCTAGAAGTGTTTAGGTAACTTCATATTTCTAGATTAATTAGTCACCAGTCATTAATCTGATACAATTAACTGCTGTTTGGGGCTGTAGCTCAGTAGGATAGAGCGATCGCCTCCTAAGCGATAGGCCGTGGGTTCGATTCCCGCCAGTCCCGTGCGTTGTTTGCTTCGAGAAATTATGGTAACTTGAGCCTAACATTTGCTAGGCTCGATCTAGTTATTAAATTTATCCTCTCCAAGCTCATTGCAGCATGGCGCATCATCAAACCCTCCCCCGATCCCGTCCATCTACCGTCCGCAAACAAAATCGCCGTCGCTGGCGATTGTGGAAGTTTATCTTACCAATTTCACCATTATTATTGCCGATCGCCTGGATTGGCTATCGAGAGTTAGAGAATAATTGGATTCAACCTCAAGCAATTTTTGTCTTGGGTGGTGAAGAAGAACGCGAGCTATTTGCCGCAAAATTTGCCCATCAACATCCGAATTTGCCAGTGTGGATTTCTGGCGGCGCACCTCAAAGCTATGCCAAAAAAGTTTTTAAAAAGGCAGGCGTCTCGACCGATAATTTGCATCTCGATTATCGCGCGATCGATACGGTGACCAATTTTACAACTCTAGTCGATCGATTTGAATCTAGAGGCATTACCAGTGTGTATCTGGTTACTTCTGACGACCATATGCAGCGCGCGCGTGCCATTGGCGAGATCGTTTTTGGCAGCCGAGGAATCAAGGTTAAACCCGTAACTTTTACCAGTGGTAGACCTTCAGAACCAATCCAGAAGACCGTTCGCGATAGCTTTCGATCTGTGATCTGGCTGACTACTGGCTTTAGTGGCGGTAAGGAGTAGAAAAGGCGGAGAGGGAGCGACTGAGGGACTAGGGGATGTTACTCCTAATGCCCCGCTTCCCGCTCAAACCTAAGCTGCAACAGGACTTTGACCGAATAAATGGGTGAGTAAAGTATGGCTGAGTTCGCGATTCCAAGTCCGCACGCGCACCATCACTCGCGAGAACACAAAGGCTAATTCGATCGCATCTACTGTTGTCGCTTTACTGACTAAATTATTGCCCTCAGTTCGTTCGCCGCGATGGTGTTTGGCTAAAGTTAGCAGGCTTTTGGCAGAACCCTTGACTTGTTCGTAATAAGATCCAGCAAAAGCCCACCGACTGAATCCCCAGAATTTGGCTAGGTGATTGACTTCATCTTGGAATGGTTGCGCGATCGCTTGTTGTAATGCGCCTGTAGAATGTGCCATCAACCATAAATAGATCGATACGGCTCCCCATTCGGTGGAAATCCGGCTGAGGGTGTGCTTGTTCACAGCCGTCAATGCCGAATTAGACGATTGGTAGTCATTGACGCTATTAGGTTTGGGTTGCAGTTTTTCGCCTGTTAATTGTTGGTAGATTTTCTTAAAGGTGGGGGCATGTTGGCGTTCTTCTTTTTCCCAAGCTCCTAGTGTGGCGATCGAACCGTCGGGATTTTGGGTACCGCCGATAAAGTAAGCCATACCGGGGTGAATCGATCGCATGTAATTCCAAGTTTCTTGAGAATATTCGCGGATCGGCGTTTCGATTTCGGTAGCACCCGCTACGAGCATGATAAATAAATCTGGATCGACACCGACGATCTGCTCGCGAGACACCGATTTCCAATCGATGGGTTCCCATTTTCTAACGTGGGGTTGGGAAAATTGCGTAGGTAAATCGATGAGGTGTTGGCTGAGGATATCGATGGTAAGGTAACGATCGACTAGTCGGTTCATCCGAGCGCGGATTTGGAGGTAGTTAGGGTTTTCGGGGCAAGCTCCAGCTAAGTCGGTGGCGATGTGACGGCGGGTGGGGATGAATTTCATGAGTTGGTTTTCCTGGTGTTTATCGGTTGTTGAATACATCTTCACCGACCGATTTGTGAGGGTGCAATGAGTATCCGGAATCGAGGTGAACCAGGGTGAAGTAAGATGAAGCTGACCTACCCCGCCCTACGAGCACCCCTTCTGGGAGGGGATTTTCTCGGACTAGCTCTATCCGGCTTGAAGTAGTTTTATATGGTGGGTAATGCCCAGCGTATAAGTTTGAGCCAAATTAGATCGAATAAATAATTGCTATTTCATGGAACCGAAAGAATTAGAATTGTGGTTGGATCGCGATCGACAGCATCAAATCCTCGATCGTCTGGTCGAGCGATTGGGCTTAACTCGCGCGCGGGGGGAGTGTTTTTTGAGGTTGTGGATTTATTTATTGGTGAAAGAGCGTAAAGAGCAAAATCCGCAGATAAAACCACCATTAGTAGAGCTGACTTTGCTCGATCGACCCGTGAGTTGCAGTCATCGTGAAGCAGCCGAATTATTTTATAGCGATCGCGAGCGAGGGAGCGATCGATCGGCGGGGATGATGTTGGATAAATTAGCGGCATTGGGCTTGATTCGCAAGCAATTTGATGGCAATATCAGTCGGATTGAGATCGTTGTTACTGCAAAGGATTTAGAACCAGAAATCGCTTCACAAGTAGCAATAAAGATCGATCGATTCGATCCGCGTTGTGATGCAATTCCGATCGCCAATTTGCTGGCTGCTAATTATAATTGGATGAATCATAATACTGAAGCAACACCGCATCGGATTGTCAATATTCTCCGTCAATGGGCGCATCAATACGATCGCGGAATGCGAGTATTACGCCGACAAGATAATCTCAATCCGATCGGCTTTTATATCTTATATCCGACCGCCGCTGCCTCCGTAGCGAACTTTTTTACTGCGCCGAGTAAGAGTCTCCATTTAAGCGCAATTGGCGATACCGATCCATTTATGATGGCGCAGACTGGAGATCTCGGTTGTGTCTCGGTTTTCGTGCGGAGTTGGGCGATCGATCGGGAATATCTCGATCGATACCGCGTCTTGTTTTTAGAAGACACCCAAAA harbors:
- the tuf gene encoding elongation factor Tu, which encodes MARAKFERNKPHVNIGTVGHVDHGKTTLTAAITMSLAAIGSAKARKYDEIDAAPEEKARGITINTAHVEYETVTRHYAHVDCPGHADYVKNMITGAAQMDGGILVVSAADGPMPQTREHILLAKQVGVPRLVVFMNKTDLVDDDELLELVELEIRELLSSYDFDGDNIPVVSGSAVKAVEQMIANPKTIQGENEWVDKIYDLMAAVDDYIPTPEREIDKPFLMAVEDVFSITGRGTVATGRIERGKVKVGENVEIVGIKDTRSTTITGVEMFQKSLEEGLAGDNVGVLMRGIQKVDIERGMVIAKPGSIKPHTEFEGEVYVLTDKEGGRKTPFFPGYRPQFYVRTTDVTGNIKAFTADDGSAAEMVMPGDRVKMTVELINPVAIEQGMRFAIREGGRTIGAGVVAKIIK
- the fusA gene encoding elongation factor G, coding for MPRTVPFEKVRNIGIAAHIDAGKTTTTERILYYSGVVHKIGEVHEGTATTDWMVQEQERGITITAAAISTTWKDHKINIIDTPGHVDFTIEVERSMRVLDGVIAVFCSVGGVQPQSETVWRQADRYKVPRIVFVNKMDRTGANFFKVYDQIVDRMRCNAVPMQIPIGAEGEFAGVIDLVTMRAFYAMDDMGKDIEERDIPADLQAKADEFRTKLLESVADTSDELTEKYLEGEEISQAEIVAAVRKGTIDGTIVPMFCGSAFKNKGVQALLDAVIDYLPCPTEVPAIKGKSVDDETVEVQRPASDDAPFAALAFKIMADKYGRLTFIRVYSGVVKTGTYVLNPTKGKKERISRLIILKADDRQEVDELRAGDLGAVLGLKDTFTGDTLCDEENPVILESLFIPEPVISLAVEPKTKQDMEKLSKALISLSQEDPTFRVHTDPETNQTVIAGMGELHLEILVDRMLREFGVEANIGAPQVAYRETIRKSVKQEGKYIKQSGGSGNYGHVVVEITPGEPGTGLEFVSKIVGGSVPKQYINPIEQGVKETCESGILAGYPVIDLKVTLVDGSYHEVDSNEMAFKIAASIATKEGVMKAQPTLLEPVMKVEVEVPDNFLGNVIGDLNSRRGQIEGQEAAANLAKVAAKVPLGEMFGYATNIRSNTQGRGIFSMEFSHYDEVPRNVAEAIVTKNKGK
- the rpsG gene encoding 30S ribosomal protein S7 is translated as MSRRTKVVKRQVPPDAVYNSRLVNMMVRRIMYSGKKSVAYRIIYDAMKTIEERTGNDPLETFEKAVKNATPLVEVKGRRVGGATYQVPMEVKAERGTALAMRWLINYSRSRAGKSMAAKLANELMDAANETGSAIRKREETHRMAEANKAFAHYRY
- the rpsL gene encoding 30S ribosomal protein S12, whose protein sequence is MPTIQQLIRKAREDYKVKTKSPALKECPQRRGVCTRVYTTTPKKPNSALRKVARVRLTSGFEVTAYIPGIGHNLQEHSVVMIRGGRVKDLPGVRYHIIRGTLDTAGVKDRKQGRSKYGTKRPKAAK
- a CDS encoding 7-carboxy-7-deazaguanine synthase QueE; this encodes MTALTANLIEIFSAIQGEGINVGTRQIFVRFGGCDLRCHYCDSQHTWQKQPTCQIEQTPGKRDFVTYDNPIEMSQLLEWVERQNQPHLHDSISITGGEPLLHSLFLAQFLPRVKELTHLPIYLETGGHRPSQLVQVLPYLDLVGMDIKLPSVSGETHWEKHAEFLRSSRDAGVDIFVKIIISQTTNPEELRQAARLVAEVNSQIVIFLQPMTALAQPHTNPTLTAPNPEQVLAWQALMKEYLPHIRVIPQTHKMIGQL
- a CDS encoding CAP domain-containing protein, translating into MNKVWIFIATTTSIFLVPTDSRFLLTAIDRIKLALPSALEWNLDRSSVPTPTATATRTISIALNPRSSIRLSKVEQGIITEMNRARSNPPAYQKVLVSWRQKFSGKRAKLRDRLFLQTQEGTPAIDEANRFLHKTRPVPTLKLSRGLTLAARDLVRDQGKRGSIGHQGSDGSTPAQRVERYGTWQTIVGENIAYGPDTAQAVVRDLIVDDGVPDRGHRTNIFQPQFRLTGVACGYHRKYRIMCDIKYAGGFRDR
- a CDS encoding DUF937 domain-containing protein, with protein sequence MNQLIGMLANQLGGPVMEQISQRIGADQGTTQSAVSMAVPMLLSVMGNQAATSDGADAIHQATQENDGSILDNVMEYVGNEGAANMGSSLLGQVLGGGTQNAMAETIGQRTGMDSGAATQLIGMLAPLVMGALSKSSQEQGGLDRDGIAQILGSFTGNNDLLGMAAKAIDADGDGNIAEDIGNIISKMF
- a CDS encoding YdcF family protein, whose protein sequence is MAHHQTLPRSRPSTVRKQNRRRWRLWKFILPISPLLLPIAWIGYRELENNWIQPQAIFVLGGEEERELFAAKFAHQHPNLPVWISGGAPQSYAKKVFKKAGVSTDNLHLDYRAIDTVTNFTTLVDRFESRGITSVYLVTSDDHMQRARAIGEIVFGSRGIKVKPVTFTSGRPSEPIQKTVRDSFRSVIWLTTGFSGGKE